A segment of the Dermacentor andersoni chromosome 5, qqDerAnde1_hic_scaffold, whole genome shotgun sequence genome:
ttattgtaagaggcagatacatgaaaacgggaagaaacaacgaaatgcaagtaatacgggtgtcacatggcgcacttttaaacgcgatcaagcccaatccgatttgaatttctcactcacgattggttcttttgcgcaagctgcgcgatggCGCCAATATCCGTCGcgaatttcaatccggatcggacttgttcgcgatcgcaagtggtcgtgtgacaccggtataatggagaatagttGAAAAtgaatggcgtgatggcaataactttgcacaagcaaaacacatagaagacgtgttgcaactatccagataatgaaaaagaaaactgcaaatacaCGACAGCAATTAATTTACTTAAAATCGGATTGTtttcgaaggaaaaaaaaatatgacgtgtTTCTTGTACTTCTACGAAGGAACGTGAATTAGGGCAGCAAATTTATGTGAATGGTAGCGTtccgaaataaaatggctgcaaaaataattgagcacgcaccaacatcttcatcccgaatgtgtaagccagtgtgtccgtcattaaagagctgcaattaagcactttgtgttgggggtcttcacctgctgtcttcgaagccttgcaatcgtcttctgatacttggaattttgcccttgagtatgcgtgatgtcctttggctgtgcagtgtatattgaggaaatggtggagattcctgcaatacgtagaatgacagacagaaggtaagcaatactggaggcttcaaagctattgaatgtagacgctacgttccttcgtattAGCAATAttggagcctgcaaagctttaaaatggagatgctgcgttcgCTCATGCAATgcgcattttattttattttttgttaaggaagcactgttacAAAGGCTAAGGAACAAGTAACTTTCTACGGAaacgactccatacacaattaaaacatgagaACACGTATTTTCAGCCCAATGCAGAatagctaacaacgctcgagcgcatgTAGCTTGCTACAGAGGTTGGgagagagcgcattattgccatactgcaaatattggaCGTGTTCCGCTTAGAAAtaactacatttcttttgcagaagtagagcaccatactttttcagcagtcgccgcgcgtatcgtaaagctctctgccccgaacggcatgtgttcataggccacatttcttaacggaccattttcttttattttataacTTCGACATTGTAACGAACGTGcatcgcagctcggacgctgccgcatcATTGTTTtcgctagcatcaccgctcattgctgcgcataaaaaaagagcacgaaatgaaagtcagcgtagcaaatgggcagcagctattcatggctgcaaggccgccgtcactcgttcatgcggcggctaacagtgacataacgaaatgcgaagagaataagtcGTTAACAACGCGCGAAAGAATTTGCTGTgaccttaccatgaaacggcgacgaagcagtcgctggcagaagaacccaacaacgatactcaggtgcattttacagaaagagcccggcggAGCGCTCTACCAAGGCTTCGCACATGTTGGGtcgtgcccagtggtcgtgccgcctgtcaagctgctagccgtagccgcagccacatttttcttgataggctctgccacctagcggaatcggcgaagctgCATAGCTCGGCCTATGGCTCGgcagcgaaacggctcgagtgtccgctcttgtcgtgtactatgttactctatggtaAACTCTTTTCGCGACGACGTCACGGGCGCGATATTCAGCGAACGAAAGACCACGCGTGCGCGCCACTCTGATCGGCTACAGAAAGCGCGTCATTCACAGCGAAGCAGGGAAACCGGCGAACTGCGCTAGAGCCACGCGACGAGAACAAACCGATTATTGTCTGGCCACCAGGGCGCCGCGTTCGCGCAATCCAACTGCGAGCGCGGCCGCGATCCGGCGCAAAAGACGACGACGTTGCGGCCGTGTAGCCGCCGCGTGTCACCTACTCCGAGAATCTCCAACTGCGACCGGTCACGATGAGTCCCAGACGCTCGGAGAAGAGGCGCATCAGGCGGGCGTACTCGCGCGGACATGCGGTGTACTCGGGCGAGCAGTTCAAGAGGCTGCCGTTCTACGAAATCCTGGCCATACTCCTTCAGCCAACGCGCCTCAAGACCAACGGTAGAGGCAGCACGCACAACACGAGTCTGCCGTTCCAGTTCCTGCCTCATCACGTGAATGACATTTTAAAGTCGCTGACGCGGAACACGGCATCAATGTGGACAGAATTCGGGGCAGAAGTGCACCTTCGGTTCTGTTTGTTCGATAGGTACGAACAGCAGGACGACAGCTACCCTTACGATCTGAGACTGGAGGTCAACAATCAGCCGCTTGCCCTTCCAGAGTCGATTCCCGTCCATTCCTCCGGAGGGCTGAGCGGACGAATACGCCTGCCGATCAACATCCTCCCTGCCTGTTATCTGGATGCTTCGGTGAAAAACAAGGTTTCGGTGTCCTGGCGGCCCGAACTAGACCGTGAGTACGTCGCCGGTTTGTTCCTCGTTCGGAAGAAGTCGGTAGCGACGATTCTGCACGAGCTGCGGCAGAGAAGGATGCAGAGTGCAACCCTGACGAAAGCGTTGGTCAAGAAGAAGGTGCAGCGCCAGGCAAGCTGCGACGATATCGCGGTAACCAGTCTTCACATTTCACTCACGTGCCCCCTGAGCAAGAAGCGAATGAGCGTTCCATGTCGCGCAGAGGAATGCAAGCACCTTCAGTGCTTCGACGCGCCCAGCTACCTGCAGGTCAACGAGACACGGCCCACCTGGACGTGTCCCGTGTGTGGCAAGCGGGCCCCCTTCTCGTCGCTGGTCGTTGACCAGCTGTTCGTTCGCATCGTTGCGGAGGCGCCCGGCAACTGCGACAGCGTCGTTTTCCGCGAGGACGGGTCCTGGGCTCCGTCGGCGTCGCAGGAGGAGCTTTCTGACCGCGGAAATAGCGCCGCCGCAACGCCGTCCTCGTCGACTGCTTCGCGTTCAAAACGACATTCGGCGTCCCTGTCTAGTGACCAGGTTGGGCGGGCCAGCAAGCGGCGTAAGGAGAAGGTTGTTGACCTTACCGTGGATGTTATTGACCTCACTGAGCACAGCAACAGTGAGGAGGCGGACGGTGGCTGTGCTGGCGTGTGCCTTCGCCCAGAACATGCAAGCGCTGGGCATGGCCCTGGTGAGACGCTCAGTACTAGTCCACCCACTCTGCTTCCACCCCCTCCGCCCCCACCTCGTATCATCTCTGATGATGTTTATTCAGCGCCGGACTTTGGGGAAGCCACAAACGGTGCCGGCATCAAATTTGATCTGCGCAGAATCATATTGTGAAGGGCGTAGCATATGTGTTCATCGTCGGCCTTCTGCTCTGGTGATGTGGGCGCTACGCGTTACTCAGACTCGTTCCTTTGGCGTTGTTTCCAGGTGCCGCACCAGCATTGGCGCGCCTCTTGAGATGCATTGGCTCGTATAATTGTCTCTGTACTTAAAGTGCCCATGGATGTTGACCCGTTTTCGTGTGcggtatattttttttaattaatgtGAACGGTGCATCCCGTGTGCCCTATATAGTAGTTGCAAGCGTGGTTCCATTCTTTGTATCATTTTTTTCCCCCCATAGTTTCGTCGGCTGTGGATAGTCGTCTTTCGCGTCGATAAAATCGAATTCTGATAGCAAAATGAATCCGGATTATTTATCAGTTCGTTCTAGCATCGAGCACATCGAGAAGAGTGTGCTCAGTGCTACATCTCCATCACCCTCTCCCCTCGAGTTTGGTTTGAAATGGGGCAACTGACCGTTTATTTAACAGATTGGCTGCGTGTGCCGGCGTACATGCTTTTGTAATCGTCCGTTGCCGAAAGATAAATCATCATTTTGCTGCCTCTTCTGCGTCATCGGTGTCgaactgccttctggaaatactAACAAGCCAGATTCCGACTGCCAGTCGCGGCTTATTTCAAAGCTGATTGGCAGGCAGCACTGGCGTGTTAACGTGGTCACGCTTGATCTTTAGTCACGAGTGTGCACTGACGTCTACAGTGTCCGCACATTACGCGAAGAGCTCTCGGTCACGTATTTAATCCTAGTAATGCTTAAacattctttggcgagctcccatgcagccctgtcacgcgaaaagtgtaatgccttgcgtccacacacatacacacactcacacacacaaaaagcgtaATCTGCAAAattaagacatttaatcgttgTGATGGTGTAAATGTATatgattggtagcttttaagcggtaaggaacaatttaaagaaaaaatcgGAAAGAATACTCAGAGATACACAGGACTTCTTAGAAAATGCAtagggaagcttatagtaggggtgggcaaACTGAAATGTGGGAGTGGGTCAACTTGTAATTTGCGGGTGGGCCAACCCAAAATTTGACTGGGGGTCAACTCGAAATTTGGACGTGGACAAaaattgggggtgggccaacttgaagtttgggtTTGGGCCAACTTGAGATTTCGAGGTGGCCCAATGTCccattgaacgctgctgagcgtcctttAGAGTTCCGAAGACTTCGCGGGCAAGCGGGCGCGTTGAGAGCTGGGCGCATTTTCATTGGGCCTCTCTGCCGCGCAGTCAGAGCACAGGCGAGAGCTTTGCGTGGACAAGGAAGgcgcgcataacacaggcttgcgacaGCGAGGGTGGCATGGCGTCGCAGCGATCCACTCGCCGCACGGCCTGCTGCGGCATATGGTGTCAATCaagcttccttcctttctttagatcactatcatcatctttcgaccgctctgctccgtTGAGGCGCGTTCGTGCCTGGCGTTGCGGCTGAATTGATGTACGACTGCACTGAAGGGCCGGATGCGGCCAGAAAATCTGCCGATTCTCTACTAGATCCGGCTTCTATTTGGACCCaatatattaaacttatttttaatTGCTAGGTAGGGGAGTGCTtgaggcctgcttcacctccgccgctggtcagCCCGGTATTACAATATATCTCCGGGATAAGCCCACGATTTTTGCACAGGCACAACAAGAATGCAcggaagcctagccataaacagcgtCGCTGCAGTAAAACGGAAGTCACAGCCGAGTCAAACAACGCTTTCGCATTAGTACACGATTCTTGGAATTTCTGAAGCTTTTTCAAATGTTTCCATCAATGACGTACGTATAACGGATGCGTAATTTTCATCGACTGGTGTTCTGCAGCGCGAGAATATAACCGCGCTTCAATCGTATGCCCGTAATTGGTGTCGCTGCCCATTCGTTTGCAACCGCATTTCAGCCTCGCAAGAGGCGCCATAAACTGGCACCACATGCGACCTCACGGATGCTGACGTCACAGGCACGCTATTCAGCGAAGAAAGACTACGCGTGCGCGCCACACTGATCAGCtataaaccattttttcatgggcgccaccatgatgatgatgatgatcgtagtGGCCCTCCCCGTTGGAATGGGTGGTCACACTCACTGTGGCTTGGCCGAAAAGTTTAAAGATAGAAATAGATAGGGATTGCTACACAGTgacgccatctatgggcagtcggcatgctggcttgggcgagcgctccgttttgcatgggAGGCATACGatcggcggtagtttctggcgtttgttatCGCGCTCGTGTGGTCTATTTAGTATAACGTGGCgccttctacgtggtaaacggttctgtgacaCGTACTCAAGTGGTTAaagtcggtatggccggactGTCTGCTGGCGTACGTTGAGGCGAACGGaccacgcagcgcgatgtgtgcgctcATGTTTGAGCGtatacaatcagcctcggagatcacttgtgcatttctgaatgttccattcactaatgtgaccgtATTGCAGTATTCTCCTCTAGTTCTAATCTGTGGTTtgggagcaatgaaacatacgcgacgatggtaacagcgtgggtaccgttctgctacgataggagctgtgctgttacactttgacaagcgttcaaacggTTAGTTGCAGATTATATtgtgtgactacttggttcggtggatgaggttgCCACCCATCAATAAGATAGTTtcggttagtaataacagcacaccttacagtgtgaattaagcttgtccatcaaagcgaccgtttacgaactgcgcgagcgtcctaagcagtggtaggtgcggGATTACAGATATATATCTTCTACAGATATCTTCTATATAGGGCATGGTCCAACCAGACGGCATAAACGTTTACAGATCTATAAAcattgtgcggcgtgactatgcgaggtcgtattacggcgttagcccgttttcttcttttttgagaAAAAGGATGATAATCGATCTTTTTATTCGGTTgcgttcgttccgttctctatgaggcactcacacgtattgcggaaattttgtcctcaaaaatagccatcgtaTACTTTTTacgcgatccctctcatatattatggctttacagagCAAAAAGTTAATACCGAAGGACATAgctatatatgtatcatgctggttcaccaaccgcaatgatcgctgtgttgagcagcgccatcggcctcgcGCTGGAGGTTAGCGTAGAGATataatttcaagcctactagacttaaAATGCGTGataacgatgccggtgtatcacaaatatttgatagtgcctgccgctcagatgtttcggggttgccttaggttggccgtgcacgagtaTGCGTTCTTATGTTTTATTCcctgcgccaagcgatcagatagtgagcagatttaccatttcatgctggtaatgcTGAGACACCGGTTCTCTTCGTTTAATTAAAACTtatatacgcaaaatagttcacaacacatacagaCACCGCGGCTGATGATtcgcgtcacatgtttgcgcccccaaagAGATATTTCCGCTtgctgtagttaccgatgcaccgaaaggcttccctgacgcccttaTATGAACGGaaattgcgtaaatttcacaaagtaccgtCTAAAACGTGTCGAAATCGTtctgcagcacgcgacagcaatactttcaagcaacGCCACGCctgatcgcacaagccagagaggaggaaaggctcgccgcgggTTGTTTCCTCCTCGCCCAATGAAAAGGTAAAGCGCGTCATTGACAGCGAGGCAGGGAAACCGGCGAACTGCGCTAGAGCCGCGCGACGAGAAGAAACCGACTGTCTGGCCACCAGAGCAACCAGAGCGCCGCGTTAGCCCAATCCAACTGCGAGCGCGGCCGCGGTAGGGTGGCCCTAGCCGCGGTCCGGCGCAAGAGACGGCGACATTGCGGCTTTGTAGCCGCCCAGGTGTCAACGACTCCAAGGATCAACGGCGACCACTCACGATGAATCCCAAGGGCTCGGCCAAGAAGACGGGCCGCAAGCGGCCGCTGGATCCGTATTTGTACTTCAAGAGGCAGCCGTTCTACGAAGTCCTGGGCGCACTCTTCCCGCCAAGGTGCCTCAAGAACGGTTGGCGCGCCAAAACGCAGAGGTATCTGCACTTCCGATTCCTGCCGCAGCATGTGTCTGCTATTTTGAGGTCCTTGACGTGTAAACCGGCATCAAGGGCAGAATTCGGGGTACAAGTGCACCTTCGGTTCCGTTTGTTCCATAAGCACGAACAGGACGACAACTACCCTTACGATTTGAGCGTGGCGGTCAACGACCAGCCGTTTCCAGTGCCAGCGTCAATTCCCGTCTTTTCCTCCG
Coding sequences within it:
- the LOC126530962 gene encoding E3 SUMO-protein ligase PIAS1-like, with translation MSPRRSEKRRIRRAYSRGHAVYSGEQFKRLPFYEILAILLQPTRLKTNGRGSTHNTSLPFQFLPHHVNDILKSLTRNTASMWTEFGAEVHLRFCLFDRYEQQDDSYPYDLRLEVNNQPLALPESIPVHSSGGLSGRIRLPINILPACYLDASVKNKVSVSWRPELDREYVAGLFLVRKKSVATILHELRQRRMQSATLTKALVKKKVQRQASCDDIAVTSLHISLTCPLSKKRMSVPCRAEECKHLQCFDAPSYLQVNETRPTWTCPVCGKRAPFSSLVVDQLFVRIVAEAPGNCDSVVFREDGSWAPSASQEELSDRGNSAAATPSSSTASRSKRHSASLSSDQVGRASKRRKEKVVDLTVDVIDLTEHSNSEEADGGCAGVCLRPEHASAGHGPGETLSTSPPTLLPPPPPPPRIISDDVYSAPDFGEATNGAGIKFDLRRIIL